The Gemmatimonadaceae bacterium genome includes a region encoding these proteins:
- the pckA gene encoding phosphoenolpyruvate carboxykinase (ATP), translating to MATQTEPLPRSSAHGLAEQGLAPTGSLHWNLVVPELVQAAVRRDEGRLADMGPFVAVTSPHTGRSPKDKFIVRESTSEANVDWGAVNQPIDEAHFDVLLTDVRDSLNAQGELFVQDLYCGAHPGHRLSVRYVTPNAWHAHFVRNMFIRPELHELAQFAPNFSVLHAPEYQANPAKHGTRTGTFIVVHIARRMILIGGTRYAGELKKAMFSIMNYLMPTQGVLPMHCSANIGSAGDTALFFGLSGTGKTTLSADPDRALIGDDEHGWAGDGVFNFEGGCYAKAINLSAEQEPDIYGTTQMFGTVLENVVLDDQRRVQFADQSITENTRASYPLHYIHNHVPSGRGGHPKHVIFLTADAFGVLPPIARLTPEQAMYYFLSGYTAKVAGTETGVNEPQATFSACFGAVFMVWHPTRYAEMLGDLLRQHDAKVWLVNTGWSGGAYGTGSRMKLAHTRAMIRAALAGTLDDAAVTVDPIFGLSVPVAVPDVPSAVLDARGTWPDGAAYDAQAVKLAGMFRENFARFGAQVLPAIAGAGPKG from the coding sequence ATGGCCACGCAGACTGAGCCGCTGCCCCGCTCGAGCGCCCACGGGCTGGCTGAGCAGGGCCTTGCCCCGACCGGCTCCTTGCACTGGAACCTCGTCGTCCCCGAACTCGTGCAGGCGGCGGTGCGCCGCGACGAGGGCCGGCTGGCCGACATGGGCCCGTTCGTCGCCGTCACCAGCCCGCACACCGGCCGCTCGCCGAAGGACAAGTTCATCGTCCGCGAGTCCACGTCGGAGGCGAACGTGGACTGGGGCGCGGTCAACCAGCCCATCGACGAGGCCCACTTCGACGTCCTGCTCACCGACGTGCGCGACTCCCTGAACGCGCAGGGCGAGCTGTTCGTGCAGGACCTGTACTGCGGCGCGCATCCGGGGCATCGCCTCAGCGTGCGCTACGTCACGCCGAATGCGTGGCACGCGCACTTCGTGCGCAACATGTTCATCCGCCCGGAGCTGCACGAGCTGGCGCAGTTCGCGCCGAACTTCAGCGTGCTGCATGCGCCGGAGTACCAGGCCAACCCGGCCAAGCACGGCACGCGCACCGGCACCTTCATCGTGGTGCACATCGCGCGACGGATGATCCTGATCGGCGGCACGCGGTATGCCGGTGAGCTGAAGAAGGCGATGTTCTCGATCATGAACTACCTGATGCCGACGCAGGGCGTGCTGCCGATGCACTGCTCGGCGAACATCGGGTCGGCCGGCGACACCGCGCTCTTCTTCGGGCTCTCGGGCACCGGCAAGACCACGCTCTCCGCCGACCCGGACCGCGCGCTGATCGGCGACGACGAGCATGGCTGGGCCGGCGACGGCGTGTTCAACTTCGAGGGGGGCTGCTACGCCAAGGCGATCAACCTCAGCGCCGAGCAGGAGCCGGACATCTACGGCACCACCCAGATGTTCGGCACGGTGCTGGAGAACGTCGTGCTCGACGACCAGCGTCGCGTGCAGTTCGCGGACCAGAGCATCACCGAGAACACCCGTGCGTCGTACCCGCTGCACTACATCCACAACCACGTGCCAAGCGGCCGCGGCGGGCACCCGAAGCACGTGATCTTCCTCACCGCCGATGCCTTCGGGGTGCTGCCGCCGATCGCGCGGCTCACGCCCGAGCAGGCGATGTACTACTTCCTCTCGGGCTACACGGCGAAGGTGGCCGGCACCGAGACGGGCGTGAACGAGCCGCAGGCCACGTTCAGCGCCTGCTTCGGCGCCGTGTTCATGGTGTGGCACCCCACGCGGTATGCCGAGATGCTGGGTGACCTGCTGCGCCAGCACGACGCGAAGGTCTGGCTCGTGAACACGGGCTGGAGCGGCGGCGCCTACGGCACCGGCTCGCGCATGAAGCTGGCCCACACGCGCGCGATGATCCGCGCCGCACTGGCCGGCACGCTGGATGACGCCGCCGTGACCGTGGACCCGATCTTCGGCCTGTCGGTGCCGGTGGCGGTGCCCGACGTGCCCTCCGCCGTGCTGGATGCGCGCGGCACATGGCCGGATGGCGCGGCATACGACGCGCAGGCGGTGAAGCTGGCTGGCATGTTCCGCGAGAACTTCGCGCGATTCGGCGCGCAGGTGCTGCCCGCGATCGCCGGTGCCGGCCCGAAGGGCTGA
- a CDS encoding ABC transporter ATP-binding protein produces MTAPAFQQDDDEVRPVLDRRLVRRLLHYIRPYLPLVAGAVLLLALEGATAVVGPWLTQRVIDHAIPARDLGFIRLATIALAASLAVQFACSYGETMLTGLLGQRVMRDLRMELFGRLQQLSISFFDRNPAGRLITRVTADVESLNELFTAGVVAGLGDLFALAAMAVMMLVTDWQLALAAFAAVPFVWLVSRLFQAKVRVAYRDIRGKLARINAFAQERITGVRVVQLFSREPGEARRFDALNREHLDANIRSIRYYAAYFPAIEILTTVALASLIVAATNRVNAGVLTVGTVAAFLQLVRRFFQPLQDLSDKFNTLQQAMAASERIFTLLDTTATVPDVAGVASPDVRTHRGVTVTFEDVWFAYDTAQGVAADDAATHWVLRGVSCTVRPGETLALVGHTGAGKTTVVSLLLRFYDPQRGRILLDGQDIRTMPLDQLRSRIGYVQQDIFLFAGDVASNIRLSSAIDDAAVRAAAVQVGADRVIARLPHGYAQRLGERGATLSVGERQLLSFARALASDPDLLLLDEATSAVDSEREAEIQGALRTLMQGRTTIAVAHRLSTIVDADEILVMHHGVVAERGTHAALLASRGLYNRLWQLQVGEPAPAPEIAQPDPSIALAGPIDRA; encoded by the coding sequence ATGACAGCACCCGCATTCCAGCAGGACGACGACGAGGTCCGCCCGGTCCTCGATCGCCGGCTCGTGCGCCGACTCCTCCACTACATCCGCCCGTACCTGCCGCTGGTGGCGGGTGCGGTGCTCCTGCTGGCGCTGGAGGGTGCGACGGCGGTGGTGGGCCCGTGGCTCACGCAGCGCGTGATCGACCACGCGATCCCGGCGCGTGACCTCGGCTTCATCCGCCTGGCCACCATCGCGCTCGCCGCCTCGCTGGCGGTGCAGTTCGCCTGCAGCTACGGCGAGACGATGCTCACCGGGCTGCTCGGCCAGCGCGTGATGCGCGACCTGCGCATGGAACTGTTCGGCCGGCTGCAGCAGTTGAGCATCAGCTTCTTCGACCGCAACCCGGCCGGCCGCCTGATCACGCGCGTGACCGCCGACGTGGAGTCGCTCAACGAGCTCTTCACCGCCGGCGTGGTGGCCGGCCTCGGCGACCTGTTCGCGCTGGCGGCGATGGCCGTGATGATGCTCGTCACCGACTGGCAGCTGGCGCTGGCGGCGTTTGCGGCCGTGCCCTTCGTGTGGCTGGTGAGCCGGCTCTTCCAGGCGAAGGTCCGCGTGGCCTACCGCGACATCCGCGGCAAGCTGGCGCGCATCAACGCCTTCGCGCAGGAGCGCATCACGGGTGTGCGCGTGGTGCAGCTCTTCAGCCGGGAGCCGGGTGAGGCACGCCGCTTCGATGCCCTGAACCGCGAGCACCTCGACGCCAACATCCGCTCGATCCGCTACTACGCCGCCTACTTCCCCGCGATCGAGATCCTCACCACCGTCGCGCTCGCGAGCCTCATCGTCGCGGCCACCAACCGCGTCAACGCCGGCGTGCTGACGGTGGGCACGGTGGCCGCGTTCCTGCAGCTCGTGCGCCGCTTCTTCCAGCCGCTGCAGGACCTGAGCGACAAGTTCAACACCCTGCAGCAGGCGATGGCGGCGTCCGAGCGCATCTTCACGCTCCTGGACACCACCGCCACCGTGCCTGACGTGGCCGGCGTGGCGTCGCCCGACGTGCGCACGCACCGGGGCGTGACGGTCACGTTCGAGGATGTCTGGTTCGCGTACGACACGGCGCAGGGCGTGGCCGCCGACGATGCCGCCACCCACTGGGTGCTGCGCGGCGTGTCGTGCACGGTGCGGCCCGGCGAGACCCTCGCGCTCGTCGGGCACACCGGCGCCGGCAAGACGACCGTGGTGAGCCTGCTGCTGCGCTTCTACGACCCGCAGCGCGGCCGCATCCTGCTCGACGGGCAGGACATCCGCACCATGCCGCTGGACCAGCTCCGCTCGCGGATCGGCTACGTCCAGCAGGACATCTTCCTGTTCGCGGGTGACGTGGCGTCGAACATCCGGCTCTCGAGTGCCATCGACGACGCGGCCGTGCGCGCGGCGGCCGTGCAGGTGGGCGCCGACCGGGTCATCGCGCGGCTGCCGCATGGCTATGCCCAGCGCCTGGGCGAACGGGGCGCCACACTCTCGGTGGGCGAACGGCAGCTCCTGAGCTTCGCCCGCGCCCTGGCCAGTGACCCCGACCTGCTCCTGCTGGACGAGGCCACCAGCGCCGTGGACAGCGAGCGGGAGGCCGAGATCCAGGGCGCGCTGCGGACGCTGATGCAGGGTCGGACGACCATCGCGGTGGCGCACCGCCTGAGCACCATCGTGGACGCGGACGAGATCCTGGTCATGCATCACGGCGTGGTGGCGGAGCGGGGAACGCATGCCGCGCTGCTGGCCTCTCGAGGGCTCTACAACCGGCTCTGGCAGCTCCAGGTGGGCGAGCCCGCCCCGGCCCCGGAAATCGCGCAGCCAGACCCGTCAATAGCGCTTGCCGGGCCCATCGACCGGGCCTAG
- a CDS encoding TonB-dependent receptor, giving the protein MPASRLAAAALTVATLLLATRAQAAPVFTPPIRGVVVDSSGAPLHGAQVVATELQRTVVTDPDGRFTFLGAPVGVVHLTIVHVGHVPAHELVTVPASGDIPPLRIVMRATVLRLIGVQITASPTGSDPLSVTQSTVQVSGKELQRQLGPTIAQTLASEPGIAMRFNGPMANVPVIRGLTGERILTLQDGERVADLASAAPDHAFIADPASAERIEVIRGPASLLYGNAAIGGVVNVISSDIPTSVPSHLSGFVNTQTESVTPGGVSSAAVNIPLSTRFAATLRGTVRRQGSYHVGEGGTQANTDARSWNGTAGLGFVGTSVSAGVVYRQSDFNYGIPFEPGGEQVRIDGVRRGLQARAGITTGAKALSYLRLDGTAQWYSHDEVAVEDGAIGTSFRLTAQTASATGKTQLGPLSGSVGAQLFRRQYEPLGDEAFTPAADNSNIAAYIYQELPLARGRSEDRTPRLQFGGRYDALSVEARAGTDPRFSVARSRSFRNASGSLGVSLPLVPHVTLSGSLARAFRAPTVEELYANGFHVAVGTFDIGDPDLKVETSTGLDLVLRAQRSRGFVQLSAYRNRIDGYILPIASGVTEVDGDTVPLVRIGQRDATLSGFEFSGEAQVLRRVVLGGLADVVRGRGPSGTNLPFIPAARLGGSLRYDTGRWSVGSEVRRVFRQTRVAADNLTDVPTDSYTLLNLDASLNHASRHLMHALTLRVENLLDARYADATSRIKSFTFNPGRNVSLVYRIAL; this is encoded by the coding sequence ATGCCCGCCAGCCGCCTCGCCGCCGCCGCCCTCACCGTCGCCACGCTCCTCCTGGCCACGCGGGCGCAGGCCGCCCCAGTCTTCACCCCGCCCATCCGCGGCGTCGTCGTCGACTCCTCGGGCGCGCCGCTCCACGGCGCCCAGGTCGTGGCCACCGAGTTGCAGCGCACCGTCGTCACGGACCCCGACGGCCGATTCACCTTCCTCGGCGCACCGGTCGGTGTCGTCCACCTCACCATCGTGCACGTCGGACACGTGCCGGCGCACGAACTGGTCACCGTGCCGGCCAGCGGCGACATCCCGCCGCTCCGCATCGTCATGCGCGCCACCGTACTCCGCCTCATCGGCGTCCAGATCACGGCCTCGCCCACCGGCTCCGACCCGCTCAGCGTGACGCAGTCCACCGTACAGGTGAGTGGCAAGGAACTGCAGCGCCAGCTCGGTCCCACGATCGCGCAGACCCTCGCCAGCGAACCGGGCATCGCCATGCGTTTCAACGGACCGATGGCGAACGTCCCGGTCATCCGCGGCCTCACCGGGGAGCGGATTCTCACCCTGCAGGATGGTGAGCGCGTCGCCGACCTGGCGTCGGCGGCCCCCGACCACGCCTTCATCGCGGATCCCGCCTCGGCCGAGCGCATCGAAGTGATCCGCGGCCCCGCCTCGCTGCTGTACGGCAATGCGGCAATTGGCGGTGTGGTGAACGTCATTTCCTCCGACATCCCGACGTCGGTGCCGTCGCACCTGAGCGGGTTCGTGAACACGCAGACGGAGTCTGTCACCCCCGGTGGTGTGAGCAGCGCCGCCGTGAACATCCCGCTCAGCACGCGCTTCGCCGCCACCCTGCGCGGCACCGTGCGCCGCCAGGGCTCGTACCACGTGGGTGAGGGCGGCACGCAGGCGAACACCGATGCCCGCTCGTGGAACGGCACCGCCGGTCTCGGCTTCGTGGGCACCTCGGTCTCGGCCGGCGTCGTGTACCGCCAGAGCGACTTCAACTACGGCATCCCGTTCGAGCCCGGCGGCGAGCAGGTGCGCATCGACGGCGTGCGCCGCGGGCTGCAGGCTCGCGCCGGCATCACCACCGGTGCGAAGGCACTCAGCTACCTGCGCCTGGACGGCACGGCGCAGTGGTACTCGCACGACGAGGTCGCGGTGGAGGACGGCGCCATCGGCACCAGCTTCCGCCTCACGGCACAGACGGCGTCGGCGACCGGCAAGACGCAGCTCGGCCCGCTCAGCGGCTCCGTCGGCGCGCAGCTCTTCCGTCGCCAGTACGAGCCGCTCGGCGACGAGGCCTTCACGCCGGCCGCCGACAACAGCAATATCGCCGCGTACATCTACCAGGAGCTGCCGCTGGCCCGCGGGCGCAGCGAGGACCGGACGCCGCGCCTGCAGTTCGGCGGCCGCTACGATGCGCTGTCGGTGGAGGCGCGTGCCGGCACCGACCCGCGCTTCAGCGTGGCGCGCTCGCGCTCCTTCCGCAATGCCAGTGGCTCGCTGGGCGTGTCGCTGCCGCTGGTGCCGCACGTGACGCTCAGCGGCAGCCTGGCCCGCGCCTTCCGCGCGCCGACGGTGGAGGAGTTGTACGCGAACGGCTTCCACGTGGCGGTGGGCACCTTCGACATCGGGGATCCCGACCTGAAGGTCGAGACGAGCACGGGACTCGACCTCGTGCTGCGCGCCCAGCGCAGCCGCGGGTTCGTGCAGCTCTCGGCGTACCGCAACCGCATCGACGGCTACATCCTGCCGATCGCGTCGGGTGTCACCGAGGTGGATGGTGACACGGTGCCGCTGGTGCGCATCGGGCAGCGCGACGCCACGCTGTCGGGGTTCGAGTTCTCGGGCGAGGCACAGGTGCTGCGCCGGGTGGTGCTCGGCGGCCTGGCCGACGTGGTGCGCGGGCGCGGGCCGTCGGGCACGAACCTGCCGTTCATTCCCGCCGCGCGGCTGGGTGGCTCGCTGCGCTATGACACGGGGCGGTGGAGCGTGGGCAGCGAGGTGCGCCGCGTCTTCCGCCAGACGCGGGTGGCCGCCGACAACCTCACCGACGTGCCGACGGACTCGTACACGCTGCTCAACCTGGACGCGAGCCTGAACCACGCATCACGCCACCTGATGCACGCGCTGACGCTCCGCGTGGAGAACCTGCTGGATGCGCGCTACGCCGACGCGACCTCGCGGATCAAGTCCTTCACGTTCAATCCCGGTCGGAACGTCTCGCTCGTCTATCGCATCGCGCTCTGA
- a CDS encoding Stp1/IreP family PP2C-type Ser/Thr phosphatase, which yields MQLIHAANTHVGMVRTGNEDAYLAEATPDRGIYIVADGMGGHAAGEVASAMAVDIMSAALRASRMPVLALRTVAASAVLDANRTIFNRTIEEPDKHGMGTTLTTMVVGDGRYMIAHVGDSRVYRVRHGELEQITVDHSYVQEQVDAGYLTPEQARYHPFSNVITRCVGVATDVEPTIYEGELEDGDLYLLATDGLTGMVEDKNLLKILTARKSPGPMVDALLWDANRAGGVDNITAVVVQIATAR from the coding sequence ATGCAGCTGATTCACGCCGCGAACACGCACGTGGGGATGGTCCGGACCGGGAACGAAGACGCCTATCTCGCGGAAGCGACTCCCGATCGCGGCATCTACATCGTCGCCGACGGCATGGGCGGCCACGCGGCGGGTGAGGTGGCCAGCGCGATGGCGGTCGACATCATGAGTGCGGCCCTCCGCGCGTCGCGCATGCCGGTGCTCGCACTGCGCACGGTGGCCGCGTCGGCGGTGCTGGATGCCAACCGCACGATCTTCAACCGCACCATCGAGGAGCCCGACAAGCACGGCATGGGCACCACCCTCACCACGATGGTGGTGGGCGACGGGCGCTACATGATCGCGCACGTCGGCGACAGCCGCGTCTACCGCGTGCGCCACGGGGAGCTGGAGCAGATCACCGTCGATCACTCCTACGTGCAGGAACAGGTCGACGCCGGCTACCTCACGCCGGAACAGGCACGCTACCACCCGTTCAGCAACGTCATCACGCGCTGCGTGGGCGTGGCCACCGACGTCGAGCCGACGATCTACGAGGGCGAGCTGGAGGACGGCGACCTGTACCTCCTCGCCACCGACGGCCTCACCGGCATGGTCGAGGACAAGAACCTCCTGAAGATCCTCACCGCCCGCAAGTCGCCGGGGCCGATGGTGGACGCCCTGCTGTGGGATGCGAACCGCGCCGGCGGCGTGGACAACATCACCGCGGTCGTGGTGCAGATCGCCACCGCCCGCTGA
- a CDS encoding HD domain-containing protein → MKVIRDPLWNNIRLDSLALALVDTPAMQRLRYVRQLGYAFLVYPGATHSRFEHALGAHHMARRTIALLDERGALGEVSQRERDLTTSAMLLHDVGHYPFSHALEEIGALNHESAAAPRITGGAVASILTTSLGTDAPERVLAMMHGTDSGPLQGLVSGSIDLDKIDYLRRDAMMCGVPYGQVDVDRLLDSVVILPDPTTGRRGVGIMEKGLSALESLLFAKYQMYRNIYWHHAVRSATAMYKRLVDDALTTGALPLDGLADWTDEGLLHALLPEMPPLLLALRERRLYKRLAQWSAAELGTEAGEWIATDRTLAVAVEDQLARELGLGAGELLLDYPAKTQMLGVDLPVMRHGGAVEHLTSGGLAGALNLPALSQQLYHSARWLRVFAARRVPVDVSRLWTLVTADAATLRMALAEGRPLLT, encoded by the coding sequence GTGAAAGTCATCCGCGACCCGCTCTGGAACAACATCCGACTCGACTCGCTCGCGCTCGCACTGGTGGACACACCGGCGATGCAGCGCCTGCGCTACGTGCGCCAGCTCGGCTATGCGTTCCTGGTCTATCCCGGCGCGACCCACTCGCGGTTCGAGCACGCACTCGGTGCCCACCACATGGCGCGCCGCACCATCGCGCTGCTCGACGAGCGCGGGGCGCTGGGTGAGGTGTCGCAGCGCGAGCGCGACCTCACCACCTCGGCCATGCTCCTGCACGACGTGGGGCACTACCCGTTCAGCCACGCGCTGGAGGAGATCGGTGCGCTGAACCACGAGAGCGCTGCCGCGCCGCGCATCACCGGCGGCGCCGTCGCCTCGATCCTCACCACGTCACTTGGCACCGACGCACCGGAGCGCGTGCTCGCCATGATGCACGGCACCGACAGCGGGCCGCTGCAGGGACTCGTCTCGGGCTCCATCGACCTCGACAAGATCGACTACCTCCGCCGCGACGCGATGATGTGCGGCGTGCCCTACGGCCAGGTGGACGTGGACCGGCTGCTCGACAGTGTGGTGATTCTTCCCGATCCCACCACCGGACGGCGCGGGGTGGGGATCATGGAGAAGGGGCTGAGCGCGCTCGAGTCGCTGCTGTTCGCCAAGTACCAGATGTACCGCAACATCTACTGGCACCACGCCGTGCGCAGCGCCACCGCCATGTACAAGCGGCTGGTGGACGATGCGCTCACCACCGGCGCCCTGCCCCTGGACGGTCTCGCCGACTGGACCGACGAGGGGCTGCTGCACGCGCTGCTGCCCGAGATGCCCCCGCTCCTGCTGGCCCTGCGCGAACGGCGCCTCTACAAGCGGTTGGCCCAGTGGTCTGCGGCCGAGCTTGGCACGGAGGCAGGCGAGTGGATCGCCACCGACCGGACGCTCGCGGTCGCCGTGGAGGACCAGCTCGCCCGGGAACTGGGACTCGGTGCCGGAGAGCTGCTGCTCGATTATCCTGCCAAGACGCAGATGCTGGGGGTCGACCTGCCGGTCATGCGGCACGGCGGCGCGGTGGAACACCTCACCAGCGGCGGGCTGGCCGGCGCGCTGAACCTCCCCGCGCTGAGCCAGCAGCTCTACCACTCCGCGCGCTGGCTGCGGGTGTTCGCGGCACGCCGTGTGCCTGTTGACGTGTCCCGGCTCTGGACACTGGTCACCGCTGATGCCGCGACGTTGCGGATGGCGCTGGCAGAGGGCCGACCGCTCCTGACCTGA
- a CDS encoding peptidoglycan DD-metalloendopeptidase family protein, which produces MRGTGHLQRRHVPRLPAAVGLLAALMLAGGAVPAPLRAQAAPSSQRIAAQRAELDRIRRERADLQRRMQQLQGTVHDLAEEKRNIAAQADATARAVRALDTQLTGIEDEVMDATTNLATAEDELTTKRAVLQRRLRDVYKRGPLYNLEVLLSAESFGGLVARYKTLHALTLRDRALVGSVERLRDQIAQQRTQMVRLQEEIERSKQEKAQEEDRLRTLEAQRGRSLSVAQQQTQVVRSRLAEIERSEGRLRGVIANLEDLRRRSEAAAAAAANTPAPSVAGRTPAPARTAAPAASTIRTADFGRLDWPVDGTILYRFGRTVTPENTTLRWNGIGIQTARGTPVKAIAGGEVVVSENIGTYGLTVIVQHGAGDYSVYGSLASASVQKGGRVTKGQTIGSVGVADPDMPPHLHFEIRRSRGAAVDPLDWLRNR; this is translated from the coding sequence GTGAGGGGCACCGGGCACCTGCAGCGGCGCCACGTGCCGCGCCTGCCGGCGGCAGTTGGCCTGCTGGCCGCGCTCATGCTGGCGGGCGGCGCCGTGCCGGCACCGCTGCGCGCGCAGGCCGCCCCGTCGTCGCAGCGCATCGCGGCGCAGCGCGCGGAGCTGGATCGCATCCGCCGCGAGCGCGCCGACCTGCAGCGCCGCATGCAGCAGTTGCAGGGCACCGTGCACGACCTCGCCGAGGAGAAGCGCAACATCGCCGCGCAGGCCGACGCCACCGCGCGTGCCGTGCGCGCGCTGGACACGCAGCTCACCGGCATCGAGGACGAGGTGATGGACGCCACCACCAACCTCGCCACCGCCGAGGACGAGCTCACCACCAAGCGCGCCGTGCTCCAGCGGCGGCTGCGTGACGTGTACAAGCGGGGCCCGCTCTACAACCTGGAGGTGCTGCTGTCCGCCGAGAGCTTCGGTGGCCTGGTGGCCCGCTACAAGACGCTGCATGCGCTCACCCTGCGCGACCGGGCGCTGGTGGGCAGTGTGGAGCGTCTGCGCGACCAGATCGCCCAGCAGCGCACGCAGATGGTGCGACTGCAGGAGGAGATCGAGCGCAGCAAGCAGGAGAAGGCACAGGAGGAGGACCGCCTGCGCACACTCGAGGCACAGCGCGGGCGCAGCCTCTCGGTGGCCCAGCAGCAGACGCAGGTGGTCCGCAGCCGGCTGGCCGAGATCGAGCGCTCCGAGGGGCGCCTGCGCGGCGTGATCGCGAACCTCGAGGACCTCCGCCGCCGCAGCGAGGCCGCAGCCGCCGCCGCGGCCAACACCCCCGCACCGAGCGTCGCCGGCCGTACGCCGGCTCCGGCACGCACGGCCGCACCCGCCGCCAGCACCATCCGCACCGCCGACTTCGGGCGGCTGGACTGGCCCGTGGATGGCACGATCCTCTATCGCTTCGGCCGCACCGTCACCCCCGAGAACACCACCCTGCGCTGGAACGGCATCGGCATCCAGACGGCCCGCGGCACCCCGGTGAAAGCCATCGCCGGCGGTGAGGTGGTGGTGTCGGAGAACATCGGCACCTACGGCCTGACGGTCATCGTGCAGCACGGCGCCGGCGACTACTCCGTGTACGGCTCACTCGCATCGGCGAGCGTGCAGAAGGGCGGCCGCGTGACGAAGGGCCAGACGATCGGCAGCGTGGGCGTCGCGGACCCCGACATGCCTCCACACCTCCACTTCGAGATCCGGCGCTCACGCGGCGCGGCGGTGGACCCCCTCGACTGGCTGCGCAACCGGTGA
- a CDS encoding deoxyribonuclease IV — translation MMAARKAPAAKKTTAKKSAAKKPAAKKPAAKKPAANKPAAKRPANPLVPAARGADSSALPPMPQVPAGLRIGTHVSSQGGSFAAPPRAAEIGATALQLFTKTPNQWKEREIDATEAALFREALTAAGSPVTVSHDSYLINLASPDDALRARSLESFALELRRCHALGIDYLVSHPGNFIDDREAGIARNAAAIATALTAEQGSTVLCLETTAGTGTALGRTFEELAALIDALPPALRERVGVCVDTCHVFSAGYDLLHDFDRVIDTFDRILGLDRLRVWHLNDSKTPFGSHRDRHELIAEGSLGEGPFRRIMTDPRFAHTVRILETPKLDDATRTDRLMLNRLLGYLDA, via the coding sequence ATGATGGCAGCTCGGAAGGCGCCCGCGGCGAAGAAGACGACCGCGAAGAAGTCAGCCGCGAAGAAGCCAGCCGCGAAGAAGCCAGCCGCAAAGAAGCCAGCCGCGAACAAGCCAGCGGCGAAACGACCAGCGAATCCGCTCGTGCCGGCCGCACGCGGCGCCGACAGCAGCGCCCTGCCGCCGATGCCACAGGTGCCGGCCGGCCTGCGCATCGGCACGCACGTGAGTTCGCAGGGCGGGTCGTTCGCCGCGCCGCCGCGCGCGGCGGAGATCGGGGCCACCGCGCTGCAGCTCTTCACCAAGACGCCGAACCAGTGGAAGGAACGCGAGATCGACGCGACGGAAGCCGCCCTGTTCCGCGAGGCGCTCACCGCTGCCGGCTCGCCGGTGACCGTGTCGCACGACAGCTACCTGATCAACCTCGCCTCACCCGATGATGCCCTGCGCGCACGCTCACTGGAGAGCTTCGCGCTGGAGCTGCGCCGCTGTCACGCGCTCGGCATCGACTACCTGGTGAGCCATCCCGGCAACTTCATCGACGACCGCGAGGCCGGCATCGCCCGCAACGCCGCGGCCATCGCCACGGCGCTCACCGCGGAGCAGGGGTCGACGGTGCTCTGCCTCGAGACCACGGCCGGCACCGGCACCGCGCTCGGACGCACCTTCGAGGAACTGGCCGCGCTGATCGATGCCCTGCCCCCGGCCCTGCGCGAGCGTGTGGGCGTGTGCGTGGACACCTGCCACGTCTTCTCCGCCGGTTACGACCTGCTGCACGACTTCGACCGCGTGATCGACACCTTCGACCGCATCCTCGGGCTCGACCGCCTGCGCGTGTGGCACCTGAACGACTCCAAGACACCGTTCGGCAGCCACCGCGACCGCCACGAGCTGATCGCCGAGGGATCGCTGGGCGAGGGCCCGTTCCGCCGGATCATGACCGATCCGCGGTTCGCACACACGGTGCGCATCCTCGAGACGCCGAAGCTCGACGATGCGACGCGCACCGACCGGCTGATGCTGAACCGCCTGCTCGGCTACCTGGACGCCTGA